One Acropora palmata chromosome 2, jaAcrPala1.3, whole genome shotgun sequence genomic window carries:
- the LOC141873323 gene encoding uncharacterized protein LOC141873323 isoform X1, producing MFSLLCSIIIAKQVVRSWVKLLVMQRKAGVPSEAELLSLSGELGSKWKNLSRALGIPESNIEVIEEENRRVVEKCYSSLILWKQGRGSLATYEVLEAGLCHGVVLRRDLAEKYCYERIGPQEHELRG from the exons ATGTTTTCATTATTGTGCTCCATAATCATTGCTAAACAAGTTGTAAGAAGCTGGGTAAAG CTTTTAGTTATGCAAAGGAAAGCTGGTGTTCCTTCAGAAGCTGAATTACTGAGTCTGTCCGGTGAACTTGGTTCGAAGTGGAAGAATCTTTCTCGAGCTTTGGGCATTCCGGAATCCAATATTGAAGTTATTGAAGAAGAGAATAGACGAGTGGTCGAGAAATGTTACAGCTCTCTAATATTATGGAAACAAGGTCGGGGTTCTCTAGCTACCTATGAAGTTTTAGAGGCTGGACTCTGTCATGGTGTTGTACTGCGAAGGGACTTGGCTGAAAAGTATTGTTATGAACGGATAGGGCCTCAAGAACATGAGCTTAGAGGATAg
- the LOC141873323 gene encoding uncharacterized protein LOC141873323 isoform X2 has translation MCYNLMKTAVWGRLELLVMQRKAGVPSEAELLSLSGELGSKWKNLSRALGIPESNIEVIEEENRRVVEKCYSSLILWKQGRGSLATYEVLEAGLCHGVVLRRDLAEKYCYERIGPQEHELRG, from the exons ATGTGTTACAATTTGATGAAGACGGCAGTTTGGGGTAGATTGGAG CTTTTAGTTATGCAAAGGAAAGCTGGTGTTCCTTCAGAAGCTGAATTACTGAGTCTGTCCGGTGAACTTGGTTCGAAGTGGAAGAATCTTTCTCGAGCTTTGGGCATTCCGGAATCCAATATTGAAGTTATTGAAGAAGAGAATAGACGAGTGGTCGAGAAATGTTACAGCTCTCTAATATTATGGAAACAAGGTCGGGGTTCTCTAGCTACCTATGAAGTTTTAGAGGCTGGACTCTGTCATGGTGTTGTACTGCGAAGGGACTTGGCTGAAAAGTATTGTTATGAACGGATAGGGCCTCAAGAACATGAGCTTAGAGGATAg